DNA from Chitinophaga pendula:
GCTGCACTCCCTCTACCTACGCATACATGCCGCCAACCCTAACGAAATATATCCCCTCGGCCTGAAGTACGTACAGCTACTAACGCCCTGAGGAACTAAAAAAAACAAACCGCAGCGGAGAGGTCCATGTCTATCAGACCTCCCCGCTGCGGCTATCGCAATATCAGCAATTGGTTTACCTGGCGCGTAACCGCCTGCCCGCATAGATATAATTGATACCCAATACCACGATCAGGATCGCCAGGCCAAAAAACTCCCTCGTATCTTCTATCCAGGGCTTCTGCGCTTTCATCGTCTGCGCAATATTCTCCGCATGATGCTGCGTCGCCCAGTCAACGACACCGTCCTTGGTGAAAAATAAATATACCGCATAAGCCAGGTAGACCACAATCCCAACAATATAAGCGGTCTTGAAAAAACGACCCCGCGCCGCCAGGTAACAAAACAAAGCACCGTATATATAAATAGGCATCCATACATACGGATCCGGATCATTATATTGTAAAGCAGCAAACAATACAAACAACACACAAAAGATCAGATTGAATATTTTCATGTCTGGTTTTTTAAGAGGCTATAAACATACAGAAAAAGATGCAGCACTACTAAAAGTCAACCGTTTAGATACCGTTCATAAAAAAATGTTAAAACTTCACTTGCATTAGTTAATTTAATGTTATAAATTGCTTAATGTTAATTGAGCGCAAAGCCCGATTTTACATTGTATAGCGTGTTTTAACTGTGTTTTAGAGGGAGTTGACACTAAACAGACCTTTACCAGGTCTGATGAAGAGAGAGCGTTTCAACCAATCAATTTTAAAAAAAAAAGTTCCGCGTTTAGTATAAAACAAAGGGTGTACAATTATGCCCTATTGTAAAAAATCGTTGACCAATTTTTAGCGTAAGTGATTTCCACGTAAAGACGATTAGCTTGGTATTTTAACGTTATCAGATGGACGAATGAAGACTACTATTTCACGACAGTACCCAGTATCTCACTATTGAACTTATTAATGGACAAACAAACCAGAATCTAAATTTCGAAACAAACCAAAATCTGAATTAATACAACAACCATTGGTTGTCTTGTAGACACTTATATCACACATATCGTTAACATCACAAAAATCTCAACACGTTAGTTTAGCTTTTTAAACTCCACGTTATGAAGAAACACATCTATTATGCGCTGGCAGTATGCTGCTGTTTGCTGCTGCTATGCTCCACCACAAATGTTATGGCACAGGCGAAGATCACCGGAAAGGTGACCGATGACGTTGGTGGCAATCCCTTACCTGGTGTAACGGTGGCCATTAAAGGCACCAACAAAGGTACTTCTACCAATCCCGAAGGCGTTTTCTCCCTCCCCGCCGCACAGGGAGATGTACTGGTCTTCTCTTTCGTTGGCTTCGCAACACAAGAAGTAACAGTGTCAGGAAGCACACTCAATGTTAAATTGAGAGAAAAAGTAGGTTCCCTCGAAGAAGTCGTAGTAACAGGTTACGCGACACAGAAAAAGAAAGACCTCACCGGCGCCGTATCCGTAGTGAATATGGAGCAGGTGGCAAGACAACCTACCGCGCAGGTAAATAATATGCTGCAAGGACAGGTGTCAGGTATCACCGTACTGGGATCCGGCCAGCCAGGGCAGGAACCTCAGGTACGTATCCGCGGTCTCAATACCTTCGGTAACAACACACCCCTCTATGTAGTGGATGGAGTACCTACACAGAACATTGTCGATATCAACCCGAACGATATCGCCAACATGCAGGTCCTCAAAGATGCAGGTGCCGCCTCCATATACGGTGCCCGCGCTGCCAACGGTGTGATCGTGATCAGTACCAAAAAAGGTAGCGGAAAAGTAAAAGTAAACTACGATGCCTACTACGGCACACAACGCCCTAAAGGTGGCAACGTTTGGGATATCCTCACACCGCAGGAAATGGCAGACCTTAAATGGATGGCACTGAAGAATACAGACCCTACCAAACCTATCGTAGATGGGCTGTATGGTAGCGGCGACAGGCCCAGACTGCCAGACTATATCGCTCCGGGTGGTCTCATGGAAGGAGATCCGGCTGTAAACCCCTCTCTCTATTATGTAGATCCCAACTATAGAAAATCCGGCGATCTGGACCAGTTCTACCGTATCTCCAAAGCCAATAAAGGGGGCACCGACTGGTTCCACGAAATATTCCGCCCGGCTCCCATCACCAGCCACAACATCTCTGTAGGTGGCGGCGGAGACCAGGGTAACTACTTCTTGTCCTTCAACTATTTCAACCAACAGGGTACACTCAGAAATACCTACATGAAACGTTACACCGTGCGTGCCAACAGCTCGTATAATGTACGCAAACACATCCGTATAGGTGAAAATATCGAGTTCTCTGTAATAGATAACCCACGCATCAACGCACTGGAAGAGGGGAGCGCCATCGGTATGGCGTTCCGTCAACAACCCATCATCCCCGTACGTGATATCATGGGCAACTTCGCTGGTTCTTTCAGCACCAACAAAGCACAACTCGGTAACGCCCGTAACCCCGTTGCACTGCTGGATCGTACCAGGAATAACAAAGGTACCGGCAACCGTGTATTAGGTAACCTCTACGCAGAAGTAGACTTTCTCAAACACTTCACCGCCCGTACCAGCTTCGGTGGTGAAATATTCTACTCAAAGAGCCGCACCTTCACATTCCCCGAGTATGAGAACGCAGAGAATAATAAGGTGAACTCCTACTCAGAAAGTACCTCCACCGGCTTCAACTGGACCTGGACCAACACCTTGTCCTATCACCAGAACTTCAATCAACAACATGATATCAAAGTATTGGTAGGTACCGAAGCATTCGATAACCAGGGTAGTACAATGGGCGGTACCACACAAGGCTACTTCACCTTCAACCCAGACTTTACCACCCTCTCCACCGGTTCCGGTACCCGCGATAACAGCAGCAGCCGCTATACAGATGGTCTGTTCTCCCTGTTCGGTAGACTCGACTACGTATACCGCGATAAATACCTGCTGGGTGCCCTCATCCGCCGGGATGCATCCTCCCGCTTCGGTGCTAATAACCGCGCTGGTTGGTTCCCCGCAGTAAGTGCCGGTTGGCGCGTTTCCCAGGAAAATTTCATGAAAGGAGTAGCCTGGATCTCCGACCTGAAACTGAGAGGTGGCTACGGTATCATGGGTAACCAGATCAACGTAAACGCATCCAATGCCTTCACGCAATATGGCCTGAACAGAAATGGTTCCT
Protein-coding regions in this window:
- a CDS encoding SusC/RagA family TonB-linked outer membrane protein gives rise to the protein MKKHIYYALAVCCCLLLLCSTTNVMAQAKITGKVTDDVGGNPLPGVTVAIKGTNKGTSTNPEGVFSLPAAQGDVLVFSFVGFATQEVTVSGSTLNVKLREKVGSLEEVVVTGYATQKKKDLTGAVSVVNMEQVARQPTAQVNNMLQGQVSGITVLGSGQPGQEPQVRIRGLNTFGNNTPLYVVDGVPTQNIVDINPNDIANMQVLKDAGAASIYGARAANGVIVISTKKGSGKVKVNYDAYYGTQRPKGGNVWDILTPQEMADLKWMALKNTDPTKPIVDGLYGSGDRPRLPDYIAPGGLMEGDPAVNPSLYYVDPNYRKSGDLDQFYRISKANKGGTDWFHEIFRPAPITSHNISVGGGGDQGNYFLSFNYFNQQGTLRNTYMKRYTVRANSSYNVRKHIRIGENIEFSVIDNPRINALEEGSAIGMAFRQQPIIPVRDIMGNFAGSFSTNKAQLGNARNPVALLDRTRNNKGTGNRVLGNLYAEVDFLKHFTARTSFGGEIFYSKSRTFTFPEYENAENNKVNSYSESTSTGFNWTWTNTLSYHQNFNQQHDIKVLVGTEAFDNQGSTMGGTTQGYFTFNPDFTTLSTGSGTRDNSSSRYTDGLFSLFGRLDYVYRDKYLLGALIRRDASSRFGANNRAGWFPAVSAGWRVSQENFMKGVAWISDLKLRGGYGIMGNQINVNASNAFTQYGLNRNGSFYDILGASNSLTEGFYKVYIGNANAKWENNINANIGFDATFFKGKLEVSADYYRKDITDLIFKPELSATLGRPTAPDVNIAKMRNSGLDLLISGNVDLAKDLHFRATATFTTYKNEIVKVSDDAPYFDQEARRFNGNNIIRNQVGSPVSSFFGYKIIGFWNSQAEIDAANAEARKGGDPNAIYQTAAGIGRFRYADTNGDGRITPEDRTVIGNPNPDFTYGLNLELNYKNFDFSIFLYGSQGNDIWNNVRWWTDFYASFAGAKSKTALYDSWRPDHMNAKAPIQENDGNFSTNGIPNSYFVENGSYLRAKNMMLGYTFPKPVLQRIGIEKVRLYVQASNLFTITKYKGIDPEITGGNTNFGIDEGTYPNQRQFLVGVNVSF
- a CDS encoding transmembrane 220 family protein, giving the protein MKIFNLIFCVLFVLFAALQYNDPDPYVWMPIYIYGALFCYLAARGRFFKTAYIVGIVVYLAYAVYLFFTKDGVVDWATQHHAENIAQTMKAQKPWIEDTREFFGLAILIVVLGINYIYAGRRLRAR